One window from the genome of Pyrus communis chromosome 16, drPyrComm1.1, whole genome shotgun sequence encodes:
- the LOC137720358 gene encoding probable serine/threonine-protein kinase WNK10: MNSGVRLVSPASNGKLPVAKLPDEEADFIEKDPSNRYVRYNEILGKGAFKTVYKAFDEVDGIEVAWNQVKIDAVLRSPEDLEKLYSEVHLLKSVKHDNIIKFYNSWVDDQKNTINMITELFTSGSLRRYRKKHKNVDMKAIRNWARQILGGLVFLHNHNPPIIHRDLKCDNIFINGNLGEVKIGDLGLATVMQQPTARSVIGTPEFMAPELYEEEYNELVDVYSFGMCMLEMVTFEYPYCECKSPAQIFKKVTSGVKPAALGKVNDPQIKRFIEKCLVPASERLSAKELLKDAFLQVDNPKEPICDPLQLPNQSLKATSLPKSGPFSMDIDTDYKQLSISTCAGCNNGSPQVLEFQRTHKNNEFRLSGIKNDDDSVSLTLRIADASGKARNIHFLFYIASDTAVSVASEMVEQLELTNHDVAFIAEFIDYLIMKFLPGWKPSSDYSSSGPTSLCGGSPVYRNGKPSLSSLWGSVLSGAPAGSMVEQDGSSCDNPDTINFNGGITSYPSFADFAVEHSKVSVHSEVMADDGSTKNDQAVESVNCNTSELKLRYSYLVDSKLQSDYSSNGGGFPVNGIIKNLEFPLHEHNLSKDMSLTSSCSSLSLADNDLDADLKLELETIESQYQRWFQELSRMREKALETTRKRWMDKKKVAVH, encoded by the exons ATGAATTCAGGGGTCCGATTGGTATCGCCAGCAAGTAATGGGAAGTTGCCGGTGGCGAAGCTCCCTGATGAAGAGGCCGATTTTATAGAGAAGGACCCAAGCAATCGATACGTTCGG TACAATGAAATCTTGGGCAAGGGTGCCTTCAAGACTGT CTACAAGGcatttgatgaagttgatggaatAGAAGTGGCATGGAACCAAGTGAAGATTGATGCTGTCTTGCGATCGCCAGAAGATTTGGAGAAATTGTATTCTGAAGTTCATCTGCTGAAATCGGTGAAACATGACAATATTATTAAGTTCTATAATTCATGGGTGGATGATCAGAAAAATACGATTAACATGATTACAGAGCTCTTCACATCTGGAAGCCTAAGGCG ATATCGTAAGAAGCATAAGAATGTTGATATGAAGGCCATAAGGAACTGGGCAAGACAGATTCTCGGAGGTTTAGTCTTTCTCCACAATCATAACCCCCCTATCATTCATAGAGACTTAAAATGTGATAATATTTTCATTAATGGAAATCTTGGAGAAGTTAAAATCGGAGACCTTGGATTGGCAACTGTTATGCAGCAGCCTACTGCTCGTAGTGTGATTG GGACTCCCGAGTTTATGGCTCCAGAGCTCTATGAAGAGGAATATAATGAACTCGTTGATGTATACTCCTTCGGAATGTGCATGTTAGAGATGGTTACCTTTGAGTATCCATATTGTGAATGCAAAAGTCCTGCTCAAATATTTAAGAAGGTTACCTCT GGCGTTAAACCTGCTGCCCTTGGTAAGGTGAATGACCCCCAAATCAAAAGGTTTATTGAGAAATGTCTGGTTCCTGCATCTGAGAGGCTTTCGGCGAAAGAGCTGCTCAAAGATGCATTCCTTCAAGTTGACAATCCAAAGGAACCAATCTGCGATCCCTTACAGTTACCTAACCAGAGTCTGAAAGCGACAAGTTTACCAAAGTCCGGGCCTTTTTCCATGGACATAGATACTGACTACAAGCAGCTATCTATAAGCACATGTGCAGGATGCAACAATGGGAGTCCACAGGTACTGGAATTTCAAAGGACACATAAGAACAACGAGTTCAGGTTAAGTGGGATAAAAAATGACGACGATTCAGTATCATTAACCTTGCGTATAGCTGATGCAAGTG GTAAGGCGAGGAATATACATTTTCTCTTTTACATTGCTAGTGATACAGCAGTGTCTGTGGCGAGCGAGATGGTTGAACAACTGGAATTAACAAATCACGATGTGGCCTTCATTGCTGAGTTTATTGACTACTTGATAATGAAATTTCTACCCGGTTGGAAGCCCTCATCTGATTATTCCTCAAGTGGACCAACGAGTCTTTGTGGCGGATCCCCAGTCTATAGAAATGGGAAACCCTCATTGTCAAGCCTGTGGGGTTCAGTGCTATCCGGTGCCCCTGCTGGCTCAATGGTAGAGCAAGATGGTAGCTCCTGTGATAACCCTGATACAATCAATTTTAACGGTGGCATTACCTCTTATCCAAGCTTTGCTGATTTTGCTGTTGAACATTCAAAAGTATCGGTTCACTCTGAGGTAATGGCTGATGATGGTTCCACCAAAAACGACCAAGCAGTTGAATCTGTCAATTGCAATACTTCTGAACTCAAGCTGAGGTACTCATATTTAGTTGACAGCAAGTTACAGAGCGATTACTCTAGCAACGGAGGAGGCTTCCCAGTGAATGGAATCATAAAGAACTTGGAATTTCCATTGCATGAACACAATTTATCGAAAGATATGAGCTTGACAAGCAGCTGTTCTTCACTATCTTTGGCAGATAATGATCTGGATGCCGATTTAAAGTTGGAACTCGAAACGATTGAGTCGCAGTACCAGCGGTGGTTCCAGGAACTTTCAAGGATGAGGGAGAAAGCATTGGAAACGACCAGAAAGAGATGGATGGACAAAAAGAAAGTGGCTGTTCACTAA
- the LOC137720394 gene encoding uncharacterized protein — translation MASLYVKAAPPADLNRNTEWFMYPGVWTTYILILFFCWLLVLSIFGCSPGMAWTIVNLSHFAITYHFFHWKKGTPFAEDQGIYNGLTWWEQMDGGKQLTRNRKFLTVVPVVLYLIASHTTDYQHPMLFFNSLAVIVLVIAKFPNMHKVRIFGINGEDK, via the exons ATGGCGAGTCTGTATGTGAAAGCTGCGCCACCTGCGGATCTGAATAGGAACACAGAGTGGTTCATGTACCCTGGTGTTTGGACCACCTATatcctcatcctcttcttcTGTTGGCTTCTCGTGCTCTCAATCTTTGGCTGCTCTCCCGGCATGGCTTGGACCATAGTCAATCTCTCTCATTTTGCg ATCACATATCACTTCTTCCATTGGAAGAAAGGAACTCCCTTTGCCGAAGACCAGGGGATTTACAATGGACTGACATGGTGGGAGCAGATGGATGGTGGAAAGCAGCTCACGCGCAACAGGAAGTTCTTAACTGTTGTTCCTGTGGTGCT GTACTTGATAGCCTCGCACACAACTGACTACCAGCATCCGATGCTGTTTTTCAACAGTCTTGCAGTCATTGTGCTCGTCATTGCAAAATTCCCCAACATGCACAAAGTCCGGATCTTTGGAATCAATGGAGAAGATAAGTGA
- the LOC137720359 gene encoding uncharacterized protein, translating into MEFCPGCGNMLQYELPNMHDARFFCPTCPYVAYVDRKVKIKRRQHLVKKEIQPIFTLDDYKNAPKTEEPCPRCGFPEAAYKTQQTRSADEPETRFYRCMNNNCGHTWVDYT; encoded by the exons ATGGAGTTCTGCCCAGGTTGTGGTAACATGCTGCAGTATGAACTGCCGAATATGCACGATGCGAGATTCTTCTGTCCAACTTGTCCCTATGTAGCATACGTTGATAGGAAG GTGAAGATTAAAAGAAGGCAGCATCTAGTTAAAAAAGAGATACAGCCCATCTTTACCCTGGACGACTACAAGAATGCGCCCAAAACTGAAG AACCGTGCCCAAGATGCGGGTTTCCTGAGGCGGCTTACAAGACACAGCAAACACGATCTGCCGATGAACCAGAAACAAGATTCTACAGGTGTATGAACAACAATTGCGGACACACATGGGTTGATTACACTTAG
- the LOC137719603 gene encoding protein LEAD-SENSITIVE 1-like codes for MGLLTNRVERNEIKLGDHIYTYRAVFAYSHHGIYLGRSKVVHFRPKRNLNSSTESSSDVYDSMSCPTTPDCGFRQPNSGVVLSCLDCFLKNGSLYCFEYGVSHSVFLAKVRGGTCTTAASDPSETVVHRAMYLLQNGFGNYDIFQNNCEDFAMYCKTGLLIIDKEGVGRSGQASSVIGAPLAAILSSPLKFLMPNSVGVATVTAGMYCMSRYATDIGVRTDVIKVAMEDLAVNLGWGSDHEEEVTEDDDSDSPITQITR; via the exons ATGGGTCTGCTGACGAATAGAGTGGAGAGAAATGAGATCAAGCTAGGAGACCACATCTACACCTACAGAGCCGTCTTTGCCTACTCTCACCATG GTATTTATCTGGGCAGAAGCAAGGTGGTCCATTTTAGACCTAAGAGAAACTTGAACTCAAGCACTGAATCATCATCTGATGTTTATGATTCAATGTCCTGTCCCACCACTCCTGACTGTGGATTCCGGCAACCCAACAGTGGCGTTGTCCTCTCATGCCTGGACTGCTTCCTCAAAAATGGATCCCTTTACTGCTTCGAATATGGGGTTAGCCATTCGGTTTTCCTTGCAAAAGTAAGGGGTGGCACATGCACAACTGCAGCATCTGACCCATCAGAAACGGTTGTCCATCGCGCGATGTATCTTCTTCAAAATGGATTTGGCAACTACGATATATTTCAAAACAACTGCGAGGACTTTGCTATGTATTGCAAAACCGGTCTCTTGATAATAGACAAGGAAGGCGTGGGAAGAAGTGGTCAAGCTTCATCTGTTATTGGCGCCCCATTGGcagccattctttcttctcctcTGAAATTTTTGATGCCCAACTCGGTTGGTGTGGCTACTGTAACCGCTGGGATGTATTGTATGAGCAGGTATGCAACTGACATTGGCGTTCGAACTGATGTAATCAAAGTGGCCATGGAGGATTTGGCCGTGAACTTGGGTTGGGGTAGCGACCATGAGGAGGAAGTGACCGAGGACGATGATTCTGATTCCCCTATTACACAGATTACCAGGTGA